The following proteins are co-located in the Vigna angularis cultivar LongXiaoDou No.4 chromosome 2, ASM1680809v1, whole genome shotgun sequence genome:
- the LOC128195651 gene encoding WUSCHEL-related homeobox 8-like has product MFQGFAPWRKMDMEAKTVHKRWRSTLEQVRILLNIYNHGIINPSRDQVREITGRLQEYGEVGEYSVYCWFQNHGNRVKNRGWHQSIPDTPGSSFTLLPPYIYDPSWVLPQTPKLLDLFPIPVIRKEEERVTQPMPFRTQAPSTELSLRLSLADQ; this is encoded by the exons ATGTTCCAAGGCTTTGCTCCGTGGCGA AAAATGGATATGGAAGCCAAGACAGTTCATAAACGATGGCGGTCTACCCTGGAACAAGTTAGAATCTTGCTGAACATCTACAACCACGGGATCATCAATCCTAGTCGAGATCAAGTTCGCGAGATTACAGGACGACTCCAGGAGTACGGGGAAGTCGGAGAATACAGCGTctattgttggtttcaaaacCATGGAAATCGGGTGAAGAATCGAGGCTGGCACCAAAGCATCCCTGATACACCTGGATCTTCATTTACCCTCCTTCCTCCGTATATATATG ATCCTTCATGGGTACTTCCACAGACTCCGAAGCTCTTAGATCTCTTTCCCATTCCCGTTATACgcaaagaagaagagagagttACTCAACCCATGCCGTTTCGCACCCAAGCTCCTTCCACAGAGCTTTCCTTGAGGTTGTCGCTCGCCGATCAGTAG